The genomic region GACTTATACAAAAGATATCATTGAAATCGATTTTATATAAGGCAGACGTCGTGTTGAAAGAATAACAGTTGATGAATGGTTAACCTAGTTAACGGATCACACTGTAACTATCTCTGGAGGTGAATCCCTGAGAACCGGGGAAATCATTGGACATAATTACCATATTGAATATCGCTTTACTTATTATCTTGATTGCATTGACTGCATTTTTCGTAGCATCGGAGTTTGCTGTAGTCAAAATTCGTACATCAAGAGTGGATCAACTGGTCGCTGAAGGCAATAAAAAGGCTGTACTAGCCAAAAAAGTTGTCTCAGACCTGGATTATTATCTGTCAGCCTGTCAGCTCGGTATTACGGTCACTGCACTAGGACTGGGAGCGCTCGGAAAACCGACGGTTGAGAGATTGTTATACCCGGTATTCGATTACCTGAACGTATCACCTTCAATCTCGTCGATTGCTTCCTATGCAATCGCCTTTATCCTCGTTACGTTCTTGCACGTGGTTATTGGTGAGATGGCACCCAAAACGCTGGCGATTCAGTTTTCGGAAAAACTGACGTTGATGCTCTCCCCATCCCTGTATTGGTTTGGTAAAATCATGTATCCGTTCATCTGGGCGCTTAATGGAACCTCACGTGTTCTTCTGCGAGGATTCGGTGTAAAGCCTGCCAAACATGATCAAGCCTACTCGGAGGACGAGATTAAAATCATTATGAACCAGAGTTATGAAGGTGACGAGAATAACAAGACCAAGCTTTCATATCTGGAAAATGTATTTGTGTTCGACGAACGTGATGCCAAAGACATTATGGTACCACGTACAGAACTGGTGACATTAAATCAGGATATGACCTATGACGATATTATTCCTATATTGGATGAACATAACTATTCACGTTACCCTGTCATCGAGGATGGGGACAAGGACCGCATTATCGGCGTTGTGAATGTGAAAAAGATTTTGCCAGACATGGTTGCCGCAAGATCGTATCAACTAAGCGAGTTCGTTCGTGAGATCCCATTCGTGTCCGAAGTTACATCTATCCAGGATGCGATGATTAAAATGCAGCAGGAACGTGTACACATGGCCGTGGTCGTGGATGAATACGGCGGTACTTCGGGAATCATTACGATGGAGGATATCCTGGAGGAGCTGGTCGGTGAGATTCGTGATGAATTCGATGCCGATGAGGTGGCCGATATCCAGGAGACTGGAGAGAATCAATATCTCATTAATGGCCGGGTACTTTTGGATGAAGTGGAGCGGCAGTTCGGACTTATCTTTGAAGGTAATGAAGAGATGGATACCGTGGCCGGATGGATTCAGTACCAGAAGGGTGTAGGTGTGGAAAAAGGCGACACGGTAGAACACGGTGATTATGTCTGGACCGTCGTGGATACCGAGAACTATCACATCAAACAAGTTCTTCTGGAGCGGGTAAACGGCGCACAGGTTGAGGAAGCGACTAGCGATCTGGCGTGATGTTGCGGAAATTTTTTAAAAATTTAAATGTTTTTGCGATAACGGAGAGGACAGAATAGACTGAAGAAGCGAAGCGTCCGCCTTTATCCCCGGATTTCCCCTTTTATATAAGGAACTAAAAAATCTGGGGATAACAGCGGTCGGAAGGTTATTCTGTCATCGGAGTGGTCTGTGCAACCTTAATATAAATTTTACTTGGAGGTGAATCCCTCAACCTGAGGGAAATCATTGGACGGAATAATAGCCTTGAATTTATTTTTAGTAGCCGTATTTATCGGCCTGACAGCCTTTTTCGTTGGAGCTGAATTTGCAATTCTTAAAGTACGGATGTCCCGAATCGATCAATTGATCTCGGAAGGCAACAAAAAGGCAGTACTCGCCAAAAAAGTGGCGCACAACCTGGATTATTATCTGTCTGCATGTCAATTGGGGATTACCATCACGGCGCTGGTATTGGGAGCCTTGGGTGAACCTACCGTTGAGAAAATGTTACACCCGTTGTTTGAGCGCATGGAAGTGCCGGCGGCGTTGTCTACTGTGCTTTCCTACGGTATTGCTCTGGCGATCATTACGTTCCTGCACGTGGTTATCGGTGAATTGGCACCGAAAACACTGGCGATCCAGTTTGCAGAGAGAATGACGTTGTTGCTGGCACCACCACTTTACTGGTTCGGTAAAATCATGAATCCGTTCATCTATGCATTGAATGGAGCTGCGCGTCTGTTGCTTGGCATATTTGGTGTAAAACCTGCCGGGCATGATACCGTTCACTCGGAAGAAGAGCTGAAGCTGATTATGGCACAGAGCTATGAGAGTGGCGAGATCAACCAGACGGAACTGGACTATCTCAAAAATATTTTTGCTTTTGATGAGCGTCTACTTCAGGAGATTATGATTCCACGAGATAAAATTGTTACGCTGAATAAAGAAATGCCGCTTGATCAGATCATTGAGATGCTGAATCGACACGAATACACGAGATACCCTGTTATTGCAAATGGGAATCAGGATCATTTTGTTGGTTTCATCAACACGAAAGAAATGCTGACAAGTGTGGCTGCGGGCCGCGCCTTCAATATGGAGACATTTGTTCATAATACGCCGAGTTTCTCCGAGAAATCTCCAATCAAAGACGTGTTGATT from Paenibacillus sp. FSL R5-0341 harbors:
- a CDS encoding hemolysin family protein, with the protein product MDGIIALNLFLVAVFIGLTAFFVGAEFAILKVRMSRIDQLISEGNKKAVLAKKVAHNLDYYLSACQLGITITALVLGALGEPTVEKMLHPLFERMEVPAALSTVLSYGIALAIITFLHVVIGELAPKTLAIQFAERMTLLLAPPLYWFGKIMNPFIYALNGAARLLLGIFGVKPAGHDTVHSEEELKLIMAQSYESGEINQTELDYLKNIFAFDERLLQEIMIPRDKIVTLNKEMPLDQIIEMLNRHEYTRYPVIANGNQDHFVGFINTKEMLTSVAAGRAFNMETFVHNTPSFSEKSPIKDVLIQMQQSRVHIATVKNEAGATVGMVTMEDILEEIVGDIKDEYEHKDLVNPPKRMKLV
- a CDS encoding hemolysin family protein translates to MDIITILNIALLIILIALTAFFVASEFAVVKIRTSRVDQLVAEGNKKAVLAKKVVSDLDYYLSACQLGITVTALGLGALGKPTVERLLYPVFDYLNVSPSISSIASYAIAFILVTFLHVVIGEMAPKTLAIQFSEKLTLMLSPSLYWFGKIMYPFIWALNGTSRVLLRGFGVKPAKHDQAYSEDEIKIIMNQSYEGDENNKTKLSYLENVFVFDERDAKDIMVPRTELVTLNQDMTYDDIIPILDEHNYSRYPVIEDGDKDRIIGVVNVKKILPDMVAARSYQLSEFVREIPFVSEVTSIQDAMIKMQQERVHMAVVVDEYGGTSGIITMEDILEELVGEIRDEFDADEVADIQETGENQYLINGRVLLDEVERQFGLIFEGNEEMDTVAGWIQYQKGVGVEKGDTVEHGDYVWTVVDTENYHIKQVLLERVNGAQVEEATSDLA